Part of the Bacilli bacterium PM5-9 genome is shown below.
TCCAAAAACTTTGAATGATAAGGTAGAAAAATATTTTTTAGAGAAAACAGATATTAGGAAAAAAATAGATATTACAAAAAGTGATAATTACTCTATTGAAACAAAAATAAGGTTTATTGATAATAATTTAGAAAAAGATTATTATTTAGTTACTGCATGGTTTTGGTTAGAAATATTTAAACCTGAAAAAAGTGGTGGAGAACAAGTAATGACTTTTAAGGTTGATAAAGAGACTAATGAAATAATAGAGTATTCTAAATCAATGGGTGAAGGTGGAGAATTTATTGATAGCCTTTTAGATAAAAAATATAAAAATAATGCATTAACATCTAATTGTTCAATTCAAGAAAAATAAGCTTTAAAAAAAGTGAATAGGCATATAATTATGCCTT
Proteins encoded:
- a CDS encoding hypothetical protein (product_source=Hypo-rule applied; cath_funfam=3.30.1360.30; transmembrane_helix_parts=Inside_1_6,TMhelix_7_24,Outside_25_161); this encodes MLRNKKILFLIIIIVIFLVSFYVICEKKQTAFNDECYSTIGIYAPKTLNDKVEKYFLEKTDIRKKIDITKSDNYSIETKIRFIDNNLEKDYYLVTAWFWLEIFKPEKSGGEQVMTFKVDKETNEIIEYSKSMGEGGEFIDSLLDKKYKNNALTSNCSIQEK